The genomic segment TATATGGTGCAAGCTTGGCAGAACACGGCTTTCTCTTCCAGAGTTGCATTAGGGTTCTTCTGTGCTCTTATAAACTACGTTCCTGATAAATGTTATTCTATGGTCTCTTAATCTGAAAATGTCTGCTATCTTGGTACACGATACATTAAATGTATAGCAGGTAGACCCATCGATAAATAGAACAAACCATTCTTAAAATTGTGTTTGGGAAGTCTAATCAACTCGCTTTATAGTTCCAGAAAGACAGAAATAAAATTCACTAGactagtatatatatatgttcagATAGAATATCGAATCATTGCATGTCTATTTTAAATTGCATCAGAACCGGACTCATGTCTTGCATGTACAGGTTTCCATTCTAGGACACctgatttctttaaactttacAATCTATTCTAGTCCAAGAGAGCTAATTCTTATTGTATGTCCTAAGGAGCTTGCTTTGATTTCTTCCTctgaaattaatatataaaaggCACCAACATGTTGCAGACAACCATAAATACAACAGACTGTCATACTTAAATTTATaactttctgttttattttttttcttttggcatGAGAGGTAGTATATTTGGATATGACATTGCATTTATTTGATTGCATTGGGATTGAACTAGTTTTGCATTTGTAGTTCCCATTTTTGGGTTTCAAAATATGGATGGAAAGAACTTAAGCAAATAGGACTACTGGTACTGGTGATAAATGCTATTAACCAAACTGTTTAATCTTTAATCTTGTACAGGCAGACAAGTCTACTATTGTTGATGAAGCAGTAACGTACATCAAGAACCTTCAACAGACTCTCCAAACGcttcaaaaacaaaagcttgaGAAACTAAGGAGTGCAACAATGGTTGATTATGACCAATCATCGATAATCACATCGCAGATGCAAGTTCCTGAATCAAGGGAAGCATTCTTGGCGGATCAGGGACCATCAAATAACTATCCAATGACCACAGATGTGTCTCAAACATTTCCAGCCCCGATATCTCCAGCCTGCTTTCAGACATGGTTTTCTCCAAATGTTGTCATTAATATGTGTGGGGATGATGCACAAGTCAGTGTCTGTTCACCAAGGAAGCCAGGGGTATTAACCACCATCATGTACATACTAGAAAAGCATCAGTTGGAGGTGGTGTCTGCTCACATTTCCTCGGATCAGTATCGTAGCATGTACATGATCCACGTCCATGTAAGTATACTCCTGAGAAACTTGGCCTCTTAAAAGTTGAATGATTTTTCATCTAGGGATACCGTGTAGTATCTTAGTAGtatattaatttgtaattaataGGTGGAGtagagaaaattttggttagAATTACTTGCTATTAATGGCAGATTTTACCAGACATATAATTAATAGCATGATTTATTCATTCTGACATTGCTCATCTTTTGGATACATGGAATGAAAACTTGTAATTATAATGCCTGTAATATTCCATGAGTAACTTTATATGCTATTCCATTAGGCTTTAATGGTTGCAAAACCTAGAggtaaataaaagtaaatgtGATGAAGACAATAGAAAGAAACCATGGTCCTTGTCTCCATGGCACATTGAATAAAGATACAGAAATATCGGCTAAAATGgttctttattcttttctttaaattttagaaGACAGCTGTGAGAACTCTTTTCTTAAGCTTACCATTGAAATTCGAAACGCCATAAATAGACAATCCTGCAGGTTTTAGTATCACACTTCAATGATCTGCTCTTCAAGAAAGATGTAATTGATGCGTTCATATACAATAAGAATCATGTCTGCCATATTAAAATACTTTCCCTGACAATATGGGGTTTTTTGGATTCCGTCGATTAGGCTGATGGAGCGTCTGACCAATTTTCGGAGGCAGTGTCGGTGGAGGAGACATTTAAGCTGGCTGCAGGAGAGATGAACTTATGGCTCCTGTCATGTTAATGCTATAATATATCTCAACATAATGTATGGTCAGTATACTTTCCATTGCAGTAAAAAGGGTGATTCTTTTGAATTACTCAGGGATCCCCACAGGCTAGAATAATCCAAGTCAGCCTTGGCTACAGGAAATTGATCAGGAAAGCTTCTATCCGCTGCAAATCCACTGCTATTGGGGCCGGACAAATCGTTTTCAGCAATAATTAAACCTCCAAactgaaattttgatgatgtaAATATGTAGAATacaaaaaaagtataaaagagtTCAGTTTAACAATACTATTTCATCGCCTTAGGTTTTTACCTTCCTTGTGCTGATATATTTGGGAACCTTGCCAATAATTCTCGCATTGAAATGGAAATCTAATTGAACTCCGGGTTGAGGAATATGATCCCCAAAATGAACTATTGtaaatagagaaaaagagtACATATAATTTAAGCTTGGCCTTGAAGTCTGGGGACATTATTGAAGCCACATGATGAGGAAGTCTGTCGCGCGCATTGCTAACTTATCATTCTCCTTTTGCAATCTCATGGTGAACATCACAACGTGGCTGAAACACAATCGTCAAAATCATTAatttcttctccttctcttTCCCTCCCTGTTGCTGCAtaataaatgcaaaaatgaTGCCAAAACTCCACATGGGGGTTCCTGTGTATGTTCGAAGAAAACATCtctaaatttttcaaaagtaGAAGGAACAAAGCAACCCAAAAAAAGCTAACAAATTCTTGGCCTTGCTTAACTACCGTACCTAACAATCGAGGCATTGAAATCATGAGACAAGTGTCATCAGTGACATTTGAGCATGACCCcgaaatcatatttttaaccATCATGGACTTGATGTGAACGCCGTCGGAGTAATTTCGCTGTCAGGGGGGGAAACCTGGCGG from the Theobroma cacao cultivar B97-61/B2 chromosome 8, Criollo_cocoa_genome_V2, whole genome shotgun sequence genome contains:
- the LOC18591166 gene encoding transcription factor bHLH95; the protein is MKPYNSSSNSPYIDMEMGTVAVAQGGQKRSRKGGFKNGKAKVCGDAGDQSVHEMHIWTERERRKKMRNMFSSLHALLPQLPAKADKSTIVDEAVTYIKNLQQTLQTLQKQKLEKLRSATMVDYDQSSIITSQMQVPESREAFLADQGPSNNYPMTTDVSQTFPAPISPACFQTWFSPNVVINMCGDDAQVSVCSPRKPGVLTTIMYILEKHQLEVVSAHISSDQYRSMYMIHVHADGASDQFSEAVSVEETFKLAAGEMNLWLLSC